In Gemmatimonadota bacterium, a single window of DNA contains:
- a CDS encoding tyrosine--tRNA ligase, whose amino-acid sequence MSALVEELRWRGLLQDMTGGAAEHLAEMPRRGYIGFDPTASSLHVGNLLVVMDLVHLQRHGHTPIALVGGGTGLIGDPSGRDTERQLLTKEQAAENAEGIRGQLEHFLDFEVKPNAALMRNNLDWLSELALVDFLRDIGKHFSVNQLMAKESVRRRLEDPDVGLSYTEFSYILMQSYDFLELYRRDGCTVQFGGSDQWGNITAGTDLIRRVDGGKAFGVVSPLVTNASGRKFGKTEAGSVWLDPELTSPYAFYQFWLNTDDADAVKYLKYFSLLSREEISELEAATESEPYRRLAQKALGEDVTRRVHGETGLAKALQATDALFGGDLSGLSAGDIADVFGDVPSSEIGTEELAGEGKPIVDLLDESGIATSKGDARRSIEGGGIYVNNRRVESVDYRVTTEDAIDGRFLVLRKGKKSYQLVAVSGGA is encoded by the coding sequence ATGAGCGCTCTTGTCGAAGAACTCCGCTGGCGCGGGCTGCTGCAGGACATGACTGGAGGCGCGGCCGAGCATCTGGCGGAAATGCCGAGGCGTGGATACATCGGCTTTGATCCGACCGCGTCGAGCCTGCATGTGGGTAACCTGCTCGTGGTCATGGACCTCGTGCACCTGCAGCGGCACGGGCATACGCCGATCGCGCTGGTTGGCGGCGGCACTGGGCTCATCGGCGACCCGTCCGGTCGCGACACGGAGCGCCAACTGCTCACCAAGGAGCAGGCGGCTGAGAACGCCGAGGGCATCCGCGGCCAGCTGGAGCACTTCCTCGACTTCGAGGTCAAGCCGAACGCTGCCCTCATGCGCAACAACCTCGACTGGCTCAGTGAGCTCGCGCTCGTCGACTTCTTGAGGGACATCGGCAAGCACTTTTCGGTGAACCAGCTGATGGCGAAGGAGTCGGTGAGGCGGCGACTCGAGGATCCGGACGTGGGACTCTCCTACACCGAGTTCAGCTACATCCTCATGCAGTCCTACGACTTCCTGGAGCTGTACCGCCGCGACGGGTGCACGGTGCAATTCGGGGGCAGCGACCAGTGGGGCAACATCACGGCGGGCACCGACCTGATCCGGCGTGTCGATGGCGGGAAGGCGTTCGGCGTAGTCTCACCGCTCGTCACCAACGCTTCCGGTCGGAAGTTTGGAAAGACCGAGGCGGGCAGCGTTTGGCTCGACCCGGAGCTCACGTCCCCGTACGCGTTCTACCAGTTCTGGTTGAACACCGACGACGCCGATGCGGTGAAGTACCTCAAGTACTTCTCGCTGCTGTCGCGCGAGGAGATTTCCGAGCTCGAGGCGGCGACCGAATCGGAGCCGTACAGACGGTTGGCCCAGAAGGCGCTCGGAGAGGACGTGACGCGCCGGGTCCATGGTGAGACGGGCCTGGCGAAGGCGTTGCAGGCGACGGATGCGCTCTTCGGTGGGGATCTCTCCGGCCTGAGCGCCGGCGACATCGCGGACGTGTTCGGCGATGTGCCGTCCTCGGAAATCGGCACGGAGGAGCTCGCCGGGGAGGGCAAGCCGATCGTGGATCTTCTCGATGAGTCCGGCATCGCGACTTCGAAGGGCGACGCGCGCCGCTCGATCGAGGGGGGTGGTATCTATGTCAACAACCGTCGCGTAGAAAGCGTTGACTACCGAGTGACCACCGAAGATGCGATCGACGGGCGGTTCCTCGTGCTGCGAAAGGGGAAGAAGAGCTACCAATTGGTGGCGGTGAGCGGGGGCGCGTAG